Proteins encoded within one genomic window of Humulus lupulus chromosome 1, drHumLupu1.1, whole genome shotgun sequence:
- the LOC133805803 gene encoding uncharacterized protein LOC133805803 has product MDRLGHYTVKSAHSLIQKREITEVAEEVSVYWKRLWKLSIPPKVKSFLWQASTNCLPTKCNLQLKGISVNDLCPFCNSCRESTSHVLFSCSFSQVCWNLLGVQIDPDDLGVFADRFAKLLDSIHADNLLHIPMLCWALWKSRNELIWNQKGAEASEIVTLARITLEQWKNAQDRSFDLSLGFAQISDGAANWQPPSPGSLLEAKASCVGGLVEPVFSEALGIREALSWIKTKDWHNVEVESDSLVSIQAIRSSTVFLSYFGKIVQECRQLLLDLICHEVSIKFVKRSANAVAISDRIVFGSAIPPDMNCVLLNDLLV; this is encoded by the exons ATGGATAGGCTTGGGCATTATACAGTGAAAAGTGCTCATTCATTGATTCAAAAGAGGGAGATAACAGAGGTGGCAGAGGAAGTTTCGGTTTACTGGAAGAGATTGTGGAAGTTGAGTATCCCTCCTAAAGTCAAATCCTTTTTATGGCAGGCCTCCACTAATTGCCTCCCCACTAAATGTAATCTTCAATTAAAAGGTATCTCAGTGAATGATCTTTGCCCCTTCTGTAATTCATGCCGTGAGTCGACCTCCCATGTCCTATTCTCTTGCTCATTCTCTCAAGTTTGCTGGAATCTTCTTGGAGTCCAAATTGACCCCGATGACCTAGGTGTGTTCGCCGACCGATTTGCTAAGCTCCTAGATTCTATCCATGCCGATAATCTATTGCACATACCCATGCTTTGTTGGGCGTTATGGAAATCACGAAATGAGCTCATCTGGAATCAAAAAGGAGCCGAGGCTTCTGAAATCGTGACTCTTGCCCGTATTACCTTGGAGCAATGGAAGAACGCCCAAGATCGCTCTTTTGATCTTTCGCTTGGATTTGCTCAAATTTCAGACGGTGCAGCAAATTGGCAGCCTCCTAGCCCAG GGAGTCTTTTGGAAGCCAAAGCAAGCTGTGTTGGGGGTTTAGTTGAACCTGTTTTTTCCGAAGCATTAGGGATAAGAGAAGCCCTTAGCTGGATAAAAACCAAAGATTGGCACAATGTGGAAGTGGAATCAGACTCCTTGGTGTCAATACAAGCTATTCGAAGCTCCACTGTATTCCTTTCCTATTTCGGCAAAATTGTTCAGGAATGCAGACAGTTGTTGCTTGATCTCATCTGTCATGAAGTATCCATCAAATTTGTAAAACGATCTGCAAATGCTGTAGCTATTTCTGATCGTATTGTTTTTGGGAGTGCTATCCCTCCTGATATGAATTGTGTATTGTTGAACGATTTGCTAGTTTAA
- the LOC133805873 gene encoding AT-hook motif nuclear-localized protein 23-like, with protein MSRSEEDEGLEKTTASKEPGIVDIDSDFSISCQPQQSLNVDEDDDEDDNNNFEPHSGGGFDLISGHHQNSGDMASRCPRGRPPSSMNKPKSSMIITRESANTLWAHILEVGSCCNVFDFVATYARKRQRGICVLSGSGTVTNITFRQLAAAGVVVTLHGRFEIISLSGSFLPSPAPPAATSLTVFLAGGQGQVVGGNVVGALIAAGPAIVIASSFTNVAYDSFFPLEERERERERERVSEERERGARVK; from the exons ATGTCTAGATCTG AAGAAGATGAGGGTTTGGAGAAAACAACTGCTTCAAAAGAACCAGGCATTGTTGACATAGACTCAGAC TTTTCCATTTCATGTCAACCGCAACAGTCACTCAACGTCGATGAGGACGACGATGAGGACGACAATAACAACTTTGAACCCCACTCAGGTGGGGGCTTTGATCTCATCTCGGGTCATCATCAAAACTCCGGTGATATGGCCTCACGCTGCCCCAGAGGCCGACCACCTAGCTCGATGAACAAGCCAAAGTCATCGATGATCATCACACGAGAGAGCGCAAACACTCTCTGGGCCCACATCTTGGAGGTCGGAAGCTGCTGCAACGTCTTTGACTTTGTCGCCACCTATGCCCGGAAGCGGCAGCGTGGGATTTGTGTCCTCAGCGGAAGCGGCACCGTCACCAACATCACGTTTCGGCAGCTCGCCGCAGCCGGAGTCGTGGTGACCCTCCACGGAAGGTTCGAGATAATTTCCCTTTCAGGATCGTTCTTGCCCTCGCCTGCGCCACCGGCCGCCACCAGCCTCACTGTATTTTTGGCCGGTGGACAAGGTCAGGTGGTTGGTGGGAATGTTGTTGGAGCCCTAATTGCAGCCGGTCCAGCCATTGTGATAGCTTCCTCTTTTACGAACGTGGCATATGACTCATTTTTT ccattgga agagagagagagagagagagagagagagagagtttctgaggagagagagagaggggctcgggtaaaatga
- the LOC133790223 gene encoding uncharacterized protein LOC133790223, which produces MLRVLLIISLLGSLWIGRVHSHEESGEWSCDSDNSETQLVAEFRPGFITLDGHTDDWKDIDGFEFSLLPALDPDAEHEYKDGKMTVKALHDGHDMYFMLQVDGDYVYSKGENKKCPSVALMFQIGEEASYHNMGGCKEGVSSCTSKTCKGHEVDIMHFSVGNAIPGRLYGSNPLDNGEGNGGDRFGHLVDLYAWNPHCRYIDGMGPSGNDSRSQNDWKGAWWHSSFTVHSGFVEEDSPYAKDGKKGTYFYEFSRPLRTLDRLQQDAQFTIGETSKMSVAFWYPPEGLAWHGSGHFSINCDWISLDVTPGRSVVTTGTSSSGSGVFALLLSVFSLCGSVFVGYWVIVRPRRIPFTPMETQMENI; this is translated from the exons ATGCTTCGAGTCCTGTTAATAATTTCATTACTGGGCTCCTTGTGGATCGGACGGGTTCACTCGCACGAAGAATCGGGTGAGTGGAGCTGCGACTCGGACAACTCGGAAACCCAACTCGTTGCCGAGTTCAGACCCGGCTTCATCACCCTCGACGGTCACACTGACGATTGGAAAGACATTGATGGATTTGAGTTCTCTCTCCTCCCTGCTCTCGACCCAGATGCTGAACACGAGTACAAAGATGGAAAAATGACCGTTAAG GCTTTACATGATGGTCATGATATGTACTTTATGCTACAAGTTGATGGAGACTATGTTTACTCCAAAGG TGAAAACAAAAAATGTCCATCTGTTGCTCTGATGTTTCAAATTGGCGAGGAGGCTTCGTATCATAAT ATGGGTGGGTGTAAGGAAGGAGTTAGCTCTTGCACAAGCAAGACTTGTAAGGGCCATGAAGTTGACATTATGCACTTCTCAGTTGGAAATGCCATTCCGGGAAGGCTCTATGGCAGCAATCCATTAGATAATGGAGAAGGGAATGGTGGTGATAG ATTTGGTCATTTGGTTGATCTCTATGCTTGGAATCCACACTGTAGATACATAGATGGAATGGGTCCTTCAG GAAATGATTCTCGCTCCCAGAATGATTGGAAAGGTGCATGGTGGCACAGTAGTTTCACCGTCCACTCAG GTTTTGTGGAGGAAGACAGTCCATATGCCAAAGATGGTAAAAAAGGCACTTACTTCTATGAATTCTCGAGGCCTTTAAGAACCCTGGATCGGCTACAACAG GATGCTCAGTTCACAATCGGCGAAACGAGCAAGATGTCAGTTGCATTTTGGTATCCCCCTGAGGGGTTAGCATGGCATGGTTCTGGACACTTTTCTATTAACTGTGATTGGATATCCTTAGATGTCACTCCAGGAAGGTCTGTGGTAACAACCGGAACAAGTAGCTCTGGTTCTGGTGTTTTTGCTCTTTTGTTATCAGTATTCTCTTTATGTGGATCTGTTTTTGTGGGATACTGGGTGATTGTCAGACCCAGAAGAATTCCCTTCACACCAATGGAGACTCAAATGGAAAACATTTAG